The genomic region TAGTCACACTGCCAACTCGAACCAGAGCTCAGGTTGATAGTTCATGTACTAAAACAAGAAATATCTGCCTTTTCCATACCTAATGTAATTCACCATCATGAATTGAAGCAGCAGAGGCAAGTCATGCAACCGCATTTCTGGTTCTGCACCAACATCAATTGCCCAATTTTTGAAGGCACGAGCTCTTGTTTCTGTGTATATGTCATTTATGTGGTACTAGGCCACTAGGGGAATTGGCTTCTGTACATGTAATTCATCTATTATCTAGTATCAGAAACCCAAGAATGCAACTTTATTGCTTCAGATCCATTATCCTTGCCATGATTAGCAGGTTTATAGAATATGAATTAACCTTGGAGATGGATTATGATGTCCATCGGCAAGTGTCTGTACAAACAGTAGTGTTATGAAAGGTATTGACTAATCAGTAATAGAATTTAGAAGAGACAATAGATTTTAGATTTTATCTATTTAGCGTACGCTGTGTTCTCTTTATGTATGTAAATAGATCAACTATATCATCACAGTCCTGACTTTAGTTTCTCTGAAAAAAATTAAATTGCTGTTAATCTGTTTGATCCGAGTCTTTGGCTGTCATAGCCTCATAGAGTCATAGGTCTTTAGTAATCTTTATTTGATAAAAAAGATTACATATTGATAAGCAACTGCATCAGAACAACAACTTCAAACTCAACAGCTATAAACTGAACAACTAAAACTGGAACATTTATCACAACCTCCTCACGTCTAGAAAAGAGACTTGCGAGGACTTGCATTCCCCAGAAACATTTCCGGTGAACAATTGGTGCCAGCCTCCATACAAGAGTACAAGACTAATGGAGTATTGGTTAGACGTGAAAAATACTATAGTGATTGTTTTGAGCCTTAAAACACACTTGGAGTTGCCTTACGCCCTTACCCTAGTTAAAAGTAGGCAAAAGATGACAACAACCCACATGTACAGACACGAGGTCTTAAAAGTAGTCATCCTAAAACATAAAATTCATCACATTATACCAGCCAGGGATCTGCAATTAACCGAAAACTGCAATCAAGACAAGAAACTAGTCTATTGGTGAAAGACAGGGGTTCTTTTTATGTATATATAACCACTCTACATGAACAAGTGGATACATAAATACAGATGAAGTTTGAGATCTAATTGTTGATACAGAAAGCACAGGTAATGGGATCAAATAAAAGTAGGAATGTAAGAACCCATAAATAATATATAGAACCTGAAACAATGAATAAGTCTGGTTCTTCTCAAAAAAAAAAAATGAACAAGTCTAATTCTTCTCAAAAAAAAAAATGAATAAGTCTAGTTGCATCTTGAGAACACTCAAAGATCGATCTTATTCAATTTCAGTAGCCAAAATATAATTTTAAGATGGCAAAAGTACATGAATAGTTGAATTCAAATCAAGAAAGTGGTCTAATATTGAATGTCAGCCATCACACACAACAAACTAGGAAGAAGAGCTGAAATTGGTACTGGTTTGAAATGGAATTGCATTGATTTACGATAGCAAATATACAAGACTAACAAAACGATACGTTGTTGAGCTTGTCTATCTGATCAAGATCAGAGAGCATGAATGTCTCCTGCCATGAATGTCTCTCTTTTGGCTGCTTCTGCTCATCTGAGAGCTTCTGGCCATCTGAGAGCTCTTTTATCACCTGGGTCATGGCAATTTGAGTCTCCGTAGTTTTCTGGAGGCTTCTAGCAAACTCGGTCAGGTCAAGCACCTCGGCGCGCATCGTCTCAAACTCCTCCACCAGTCGGACAAACTGTTCACGAAGAGAATCGCGTTCAATGGGGTGGTGAGTACCCTGCTGATTTAGCAAAGAAAACTGCCCCTCTTTCCAAAGAGTGGATACAATCATATCGTTCAGATCGGCAGCTGCATTACATAACATTTGTGTAACGTTTAGTGATGGGATTTGATAGATGAAGCCCTTTGCCATCTTTTCAACACGCATCTCACTAGAAAAGTGAGGAGAGCGGCGGGACTCGTCCGCAGGAGAGCTGTGTTGAAGCAAGAATACCCAGACGCCAATGTGAAGAAGTGGATCTGCACTCCTGTATTCAAACAAAAAGTAAGATAAACCAAAGAAAGTTGCCAATCAAAATCAATAATACTCCAAGGACATAATGAAACAAGTAGTCATGAAATTACCTCAACTCCATGACCTTAAACAATATTACATTCTTTCCAATTCTTCCCATCCCAAAAAAACTAGTGTGCAATGGACTGCTTGAATAAAGCGTCCATTATCATTCAAGTAGTAAAAGGAAGCGGTAGGTTTTGCTGAGAGAAATATTCGCTTGGAGAACTTTGCGGAGGCAGAGGAAGCGGTAGGTTTTGCTGAGAGAAATATTCGCTTGGAATCAAATTTGCCAACCAGCGTCAGTGTTGGTGACGTATGACCAGCCAATCAACGAGAGAGAGAGAGAGAGAGAGAGAGAGAGAGAGAGAGAGAGAGAGAGAGAGAGAGAGAGAGAGAGAGAGAGAGAGAGAGAGAGAAGAGGAGAGGAGTAGAGAGAGAGAGAGAGAGAGAGAGAGAGAGAGAGAGAGAGAGAGNNNNNNNNNNNNNNNNNNNNGAGAGAGAGAGAGTTGATTGGCTGGTCATACATGTCCAACGCTGGTGCTGATTGACAAATTTGATTCCTACTTTGGGTAGGTGATAAAGAGAAAGACTAGTGGATATGGAGAATGGGAAAAGTTGGTGATATGGATAAGTTTCCTGCGGTAAAGAAAAGATTAGCAAACTACACATTTTCATCACATAGGTCTAGGGCTGGGTATTTAACCGAATATAACTTAAAAACCGATCGAACCGACCCGGATTTTCGGTTTGGATAACCGAACCAATGAAAATGGACCAAAAAACCCCCTAAATCTGACCGATTCGGATTTAATCGGTCTGGATCCGGGTTTGGTGTCTGACCCGACCAACTCTAACCGACCCGACCCGGTTTCATTAATTTTTATTATTTATTTATTTTTATATAAACTACGCCTCTTTCTAACCCTAACCCAATATAAACTGAGTAAGCAGCCCAAAAAAAACCCTAGCCCAGTTGCCCTTGACTCATATATTACCATCAAAGTCAGTGTCAACCTCCTCATCTCACCTCTTTCGCAAGAAGCCAAGAACTGCCGACGTTGACCTTGCTCTCGAGATCGACAAGCGAAAAGCCAGCCCTTCACGACTTCACCAGTAAGTCTCTCCAATCTCCATCATCCCATCTTATTCTCTTAAAGTCAGTTTTCATCGAGCTAGCTAGATTATGTGGAATAGAAAGCAATACTCAAAGAAAATAAATTGAATTGAAGTATCTAGCTTACCCTGGATTGAGAATCTTGTTCGAACAAGCTGCGAGTAGCTAGCTTGTTTGTAAAATTTATCAGCTGCTATCGGTGTTATATATATATATTTGCAGATTAGCTGTTATCGGTGATTAGTTTTTTTTGTTTAATCTTTATATTGTTTCTTTATTTGCTTAGTATTGAACTATTGATGTATTGATGTTCAATTTTCCATTTTGATAAGCCGTTTTGATTTTGAGTTCAATTAATTTTGTTGTCAATTTCTAAACAGTAAGTTGAATTCAATTTTGTTTCATTCTAATGCTTTGTGTTTCAACATTTAATCGCAGATGAGTGAGGTGACTCACCAATCAGGAACAACACCATCCAACGGATCCTCTGGCATGGTTCCAGTTCCTACCCCTGCAGCTCCTGCCTCTGACACTACAACAGCTCTAAAGAGGAAGAACTCGAGTGTGGCCTGGGATCATTTCACTGAAATTAAGAATCCTGACGGTTCAAGGTTGTCAAAGCCAAGGGCAAAATGCAATCACTGCCCGCAGACATACCAATGTGATACGAAGTTGAGCGGTACGAGCAACATGAGAAACCATTTGTTGTATCAGTGCAAGAAGTGTCCTCTTTTCATTCCCAATAAAAGATAGAAGCACTTGGTAAATTTACTAAATTACTTTGAAATTTCGTGTGATTTGTAATTGAATTTTTTATCGTCAAAGAACTTGTGTAACTAATTCGGTCTTATTTTCTGTTTTTGTAAGGTGTGGGATGCTCCTCAAAATGGGGGTAGGCTAGTAGCAAAGGGTTTTGATGAGGATGTACGTGGCTAGGATAGCTCTTGCTAGAATGGTTTTTAGGGATGAGCTACCCTTTAGCTTTGTTGAAGGGGATGGGTTCAAAGATTTTATTAGAGAGATTCAGCCATTGTTTAAGAAAATCTCTCGTAGGACAATTGCTAGGGATATTTGGGATTTGTATGAGTCAAAAAGGCTAGGATGAAAAATATATTAGCTGCTTACGGTCAAAGAGTGACCCTAACCATTGATACTTGGACTTCGGTCCAGAATATCAACTACATGGTTCTCACAGCCCACTTTATCGATGATTACTGGGTCCTTCACAAGAGAATCCTTAATTTTTGTGTGATACCAAATCATAAGGGCAAAACAATAGGGTAGCTAGTGGAGACTTGTTTAATTGGGTGGGGAACAGAGAAAGTTTTCTGTATTGTTGTAGATAATGCTTCTCCTAATCAAGTGGCTTTAGATTACATGAGAGAGAAGATAGGGAATTGGAATGAGTTGGTCTTGAATGGGGAGTTTTTACATTTGAGATGTTGTTGCCACATCCTTAACTTAGTTGTTAAGGATGGAATGGCAGAGCTGGATTCTTCAATTGAGGGGATTAGAAATTGCGTGAAGTATATACGGTCAAGTCCAACAAGGTTGGAAAAATTTCGTAAGTGTGCTGCTCAAGAAAAAGTTGAGCACAAGGGTGGGATAGTTCCTCTAGATGTGTGCACTCGGTGGAACTCAACTTACTTGATGCTGGATATAGCTATTAAGTACCGGAAGGCTTTTCTTAGGATGGAGGATGAAGATCCATAGTTTGAAGCCTATTTCGAAGAGAAGGTTGGTGGGAAAAAGAGAGATGGACCTCCAAAAGGGGAAGATTAGGATAAGGCTACAAGGCTGGTCAAGTCGTCCTTGAAGATATTCTACGATGCAACATTGAAGTTTAGTGGGACACAAGTTGTGACTGCAAATCAGCCATTGCTTTGGATGTGCACCATCATTAGAGAGTTGGAGAAATGTTTGAAAAGTAACTAAGTTGTTTAGATTTATGTTTTCTATTTGATTTCTACTTTTATGTTTTGTAAATTGATGTCTAATTGTTTTATTGCTTTTACAAGGTGGTGATGCATTGCTCGTGAGCATTGCAAAGTCAATGAAGCTGAAGTTCGACAAATATTGGGGAAAAATTGAAGAGCTAAACAAGGTCCTTTTGCTTTCAGTGGTGTTGGATCCAAGGTTTGTTTTCAATTACACTTTCAATTTGGTTGATGGACTTGAAATAAGCTTATGCTCTATTTTACATTTTAACTTATGTTGATAATAACTTGTTGTAAGAGATGAATTGTTGTATTGATGTATAATTTATATTGTTCTTTTGTTGCTGAAATTAGGTATAAGGTGTTGTACTTGGAATATTTTTTTCCAATGCTACAAAAGAACAAGACCTTACAGGATGTTATGGTAAAAGATGTGAAGAGCACGCTACTGCAACTCTACAATGAATATGCAGAAAATGATCCGAAGGCAGCACAAGCTTCATTTTGTGCAACTCAGCCAGAGGATCCTGCAAATGTAAGTATGGAGGATGAGGACAGCTATGCAATGAACATGAGTGAGTTCATGAAGCTTAGGCAGTCAAAAGACGTTGTCGAGATCAAGAATGAAGTTGATAAGTATCTGCTGGAGCCATCTGAGCTCCCTTCAAATCCAAAATTTGAACTGTTGGATTGGTGGAAAGAGAATGCAGTGAGATTTCCAATTCTATCGCTAATTGCAAAGGATGTTCTAGCTGTACATGCATCAACTGTGGCGTCTGAGAGTGCTTTCAGTCTTGGATCAAGGATTCTAGATTCATTTCGGTCAAGTTTGACCTCAAAAATGGTTGAGGCACTGGTTTGTACAAATGATTGGCTAAGGACTACAAGCAAGCCATTGTTCAACTAGCCTGTTGGGTTTGAATTACAGCAATATACTAAACTGGAAAAGATGGAAGCTGGTAACTCCCTTCTTCTTTCACTTTGTCACTCTTTTATCTCTAGTTTTTTTTTTTTTTTTGTTTGTTGACATGTGCTTGACATTGTGAATTTGTATGTGTAGAATCTGAAGTAACTAATATTGGTGAACTTCCTGAAGAGGCTGCAATGACTACATGATTTCTGGAAGATTGAAAGGGAGTGAAAGTTGTTGTTGGAGTCTTTATTTGCTTTTGTTTTCTTAAATTGAATAAGAGCTTAATCAGCTTATGCTACTGAACTTTTTTTTGGAGTTTTATTAGCTTTATTGAACTCAGTTTCATTTGGTTTGTAATTTGAATTTTTGAATTTTGATGGTGATGGAACATTTGAACTTATGGATTTTTGGTTATGTTTTATGAAGTTTTAGAGTTGGATAGTTCTTAGCTTGCTTATTGATAATTAGTGAATGTTATGGACCTTTTATGTTGTGATTGTTAGACAGGTCATTAGTTTTCTGGGCGTAGCAGTTAAACTGTATTTGAACTTGTAACTAATAAGCTGAACATGTTGATTTTTTTTTGTAATAGGGCCTAACCCGAAACCGACCCGACCCGACCCGCCCGAAAATTCGGCCCAAAGTTTAATAAATCGGGTTTCGGGCTGAAAAAGCAACAATCCATTTATTCCTGATTGGGTCTCGGTTTGGGCTCATAACCGACCCATATTTCGGATACCCAGCCCTACATAGGTCTACCCTCATTTTGGAATGCAATCTAAATTCTAAAGTGTATTATTGTAGTTTATAATTCTTACAACATTTAATTATTATATATACATATATATTATTATATATATATTATCTAAAGTGTATTATTGTTGTCAAAGATTTTTATTTAAAAATAAAAAAAAAACACTTTCGTATTTTCAAACGCTTCGCGTCCACCCTCCTAGAGTATTACAAGTTAACAACACCACATGATTGCCTCGCTAAAGATAGCTTTACAGTTGTAATACCCTAGTTTCGAACACAAACCATTCATGTACTCCCTATCGTGATTTTTTTTTCCGAAAATGAAGATGAATGAAGGTTTCTTTTGCTTGATTGGTTTTGCAACGCGAAACAACCTAGTCATTGTTCAATCCCCTACAGTTCTATGCCATAATCTCCATGAAAGATCGACGGTGAATGTGCTAAAACGCAAACCCTAATAGAGCCAAGCTTTCGTTTTACCAAACTATTTTGACGTATAGTTCAATTTCCCAACTTTGTTTCAATTGCTTTCTCATAAAATAGTAGAGCACACTAACCTTTTGAGATAATGGGTTCAAATCAAACTGACATATGTAGGGTGCGTGAGTTATTTAATAATTTTTTTTATATAAAAATTTTTAAAAAAAAATTCATGTTTTCTCTCTTTTTATTTTAAAGTCATTTTCACTTACGTATATGAAAGTATGAAACAGACGAGTCCTCATCTTCATATGAATGTATTGATTATTTGATTTGGTTAGAAATCGAAGTAAACATGTCTATGTCACAGAGTTATCTTCTATTTGTGATTCAAGTCGAAAATCTCTAACTAATCTTGCTCCGTGGATTTAAAATCTCAATTTCATAGGTCTTGTAAAAGCTATGTACCATTTTTCCCGCTCGATCAAACTAACTTTGACTGGATTCGATTCTCTCTCTCTTTACTGTTAGAGACACAAAGTGAGATCTTTTGCTTGTAAAATCTCCCCCATCTCTGCACATAAGCTTTAAACCTCAGCCTCCCCTAGCTCACTTCATCTTCTCCTCAAGTTGTTTCTCTTCAGCCTTCTTTCATTCCTATCAGATGGCCTCTATTATCATCAACCTATGAAATTATCTAATCAAAAGGCTTAATGAAGTTCATAATAGAATGATCCGGAAGCTCGTTTCCAAATCCAAAGTAGTTGATCGGCAGAAACCCATCAATTCCAAAACTGCAACTGCACGTTCTGCTCCAGACTTTAAAGTTTGAAACTTGAGGATTTCCTCCTCTGACTATCCAAGATTACACGCATATGATTGGATTCTCAAAGTCTATCTTTGTGGGAAAAAGACCGCAAGATACGAGTCCAAAAGAAGTGACATAGCCTATCTTGCTTTGTACAGAAAAAGAACAACCAACCATGTAACCAAAATAATAATAATTAGGAGTCTTGGACCTACCTCAAAGTTTCTTAATTAACAAATTGTCCAAACACTTCAACGGCTACAACTGTAGTCCAAGAATATTGAAGCAAAATAAGAATTGAGGGTTTGATTAGCCAAACAAGAATCGAAGCAAATGAGGATTTGATTGAGGGTTTGATACTATTTAGCCAAATGACCAAATTAAGTTTCTTTAACTAGGGATTGGACCCATGAGATCCATACATATCACTCTTTGTTGCCAAAGAAATGTTCCCCCAAAGTATTAGAAAGAGTTGCAAATTTTCATACATTGTCTGGTTTATTGGGTGCAGAGTTCATATAGAGCAAGCAAAAAGCTAAAGTTGAACTGCACAGTTCAATGCCCCCTCGAAGTTATAGTAAAATTATACACAACTTAAGAGTCCGAAAAGTCCAAGAAGAAACAAAGCAATAGTAAAATTATACAGTAGCTTGTAAATCAATCATTTACTGCAAAGGAGTGATCTTTACACAACTAGTACAAGAAACTTAAACTTGCAGTGGAAGAAAATATCAGACATTAACTACTACATTTACCTATATTGATCTCTGACACTTCACACTTATTTACACCAACTAAGTTGAACCCAAGACTAAAACCTCTAGCTTCTCACTAGGCCAAAACAACGGACGTTCGGATTCAACAATTCGGGTCAGGAGACCCGTTTTCATAAGAAAATGAAGCATTCCAAAGAAACAAGCGGGTTATCAAGTGACTCATTCGCGGTCCATTTCCCCTCCTCCGGTTTGGGCTCCTCGGCTATTCTCCGGGTCGAACTATTCGAACTCTCAACTGGAGCCCGACCCGGATACCTTCTATTAGCAGACGGACTCCGACCCACATTGGCTCTATTAACTCCGCCGTTATCCGTAACCCTCGTCGCAGGCGACCTGGACCTCCGACTCGAACTCTCACCCGGGTCGCGCCGGTTGGGCTCAGTCCTCAACCCGACCCGCCTGCCACCCACTGGCTGCTGACCCGGTTGAGCCGACCTCGTTGACCCGGCTCCGTTATACCTCCGACCCGGCGACGAGTCCGTCGTCCGTGTCGGTGACTTACCCACCAACCGACCCGGCCCGAACCCGTCCCGGGGGCTCTTCTGTAATTTCCTCGGCGACACTCTGTTGACTACTCTCTGCTGAACCTCGTCGTCTTCGTCTCTGGTCGCCGTCGTGGCGGAGACGCTCTCGCTCTGGAGGCTGCAAATCTCCGACGCGTCCTCCGAGATCTCTACTCTCTTCTCCCACTTCTTCTCTTCTTCACGTTCTTCTTGGACGAACACCCTCTTCTCTTTTTCTTCTTCTTCAAGATCCAGTTTTACTTCAACTTGCGGCGATTGGGTTATTGTCTTCTGATCTTGAAAGACTGGCTCTTGGAGCTTCGGCTTAGGCGTCGGCGTCTCGGAGAGCACTTCCTTGACGACGGTCTCTTCGTCCAGCGGCGGGGGAGCTCTGCTGTCGTCGGATCTTTGGAAATGTGGGCGGTGAGTGGGAGCTGGGGGCTTGTCGGTGGAGCTGAGACAGCAACCCATTGAGGGTCAAATGAGAAATGCAGATGGAAGATAAGTGAGTGAGAGCTGAGGAAGAATAAGAAGAAGAAAGATTATGGATCAAATGGGAGAAGGCATTGTGGGGTGTGAGGTAGAGGGGGGAGCAGTGAAGTGTATGTGAGGGTGGAAAGGTTGTGGAGGTTTTTGGGGGTCAATGGATTTGTATTTATTGAATTCGCAGGAGGTTGGAGAAGGTCCTTTTTAAGTTTTAACTGTTGCACTACACATTTGCTTGCTGCTATAATACATGCAGTATATGATGAGGAGGTTGGACAGAAAGGTAAGGGAAATCTAAACCAAGCTTATTTAGTTTAACTACATGGTTAATCAAGGGTAATCTCTCTGTTTATGCCTACCATTTTCCTAAAGTATAATGATTTTTGTATATTGTTTTTCACTTTGATTATCTTTTCAGTTTCGTTGTCAGAACCGTATTTTAAAATACATTTTTCTCGGGACTATGATTATGAAGTTTGTGTTGACACGTTAGTGTTGCGAGAAGTGCCCCGTTCACATGTTATTAACCATGACATATTGAAAAATACGATTTTGTTACGATCAACGATAACAAGCCTATCTCAAGTACAATTTTTTATTGTTTTTACATTTGCTTCTTACTCTACTCGTAAGTGTGACTTCTATGTTAAAGTTGTGTCTTGTTCAACATTCATCATGTTAATGATGTTACTACATACTGATGCTTGGATTCCACTGACTTCAATCAAATTGAATTACTTATTTAAGTTCGAGGTAATTTGCTAACTTCATACGACTAATACGAGACTTCTATCGTTTCTCTTCACTTTTTTTTCTCATATATAAAAATTTGACTGAAAATACAAATCTAATGCTAACTTAAACTGTAAGAGCAACTCCAACCAAAATTTAGAGAAGAATGAGGAAGGAGAGAGAAAGCATTAAAATTTGACACAGTTCTTAGAAATTGTCATCTATGTGGCAAATAACATGTCCATTGGATATGAATTCTTGGTGTCAATTATAGCTGTTGAAGAGCACGTAGCAGATAACAATTTGGTTGGAGTTGCTCTAACTGTACATTTATTTATTTTTTTCCCCAAATCAAAGGAAATATCCAAAAAATTGCTTAGTCAATAAATCTTATTTGATCCCAATAGAAAATCAGAGGGCAGCTAAACTTTAACTTTAATCTAGTTTACTATTGTTTGACCCACTGAGGTTGGCCTAAATTATTGGTCTTGATTGGCACTTAACCTCGTGATCTGTGCTCATCATTTTCTCTGTGGAAGATGTCATTATTGAGATAAGCTAGCGGCGATGCAATCATTCATTGATTTCAAGGCAATTTGTTTTTAAGAATCGCAGAAGAGCTAGAGCTACTGCTTAATAGCTAATCCCCTCAGAACAGAACATTGGGACAAAAAATAGAAGCATGGGACTATACGCGAGGGCCACACCTTCCCCTCAGCCATTGTATTCAAGACTTTGATTATTTGAACTTTGAAGGAAGAACAAGCTGGTAGGTACATGCAGTTAGGCACTGGTCCTGTGTTTGGTTCTGCTTTGAAGATTCAAAGGGGACCCAGAAAATGAGAATCATAATCCATACGAACATGGCTCTGTTTGTGATCTTAACTCTTTGACTTGTGTTGTGGTAAACGTACAGTGATGAACGTTGTTCTGCTCAATATTTAGTCCGTGATGAACAAGATATCAAACACAACGACATGCTTTGGCCATTTGGTGATGGCATTTTGCGGTCTCTACCCAGAACGAAGGGGATAGCTAGACAAGTGATCCCAAGATAGACGCCGAGATGATTGGGGGCATCGACAATCGAGCCATGGGATTATGTAGTCCATAGAGGAGATTGTTTTTTCAACTACGGACTATAGTGATCCGGTAATAGCCAAGTCTTTACTAATCAACAAGAGTAATTAAAAAGTTGTTTGTTTTAATAACATGAACGGAGTTCATTGACATCGTCTATAAGTTGATCAATATTATCATGTATTGTACATTAAATTATGTGTTTGATCGGTTTCATGGATCAAATATAGTGTTGTTAAACTTTATATTTTTCCTTAAATGATTTGGTACGTATACATTGTCATTTTTGTTCAAATGCTTTGGAATACATGAGTACATGACAATAGGGCTGGCATTGGTAGGTATACCGACTCTATTTACCAATATCATGTACCAACCAAGTTATGATTGGTAGGCAAAATCTTCTACCAAAACCAACCGTTGAAGTTGGTATACCGACTTTGTTGGTACGGTTGGTACGGTTGGTAATGGGCCTATACCAAGTATAAATTGTGGCCCAAAAAACTGAAAGGCCCAGCCCATTTGAATCCTTTTTTAGGTTTTCTCTATATCAATTATCAAACACATTCACATTTTCAAGCATCATATAATTTCAAATGCATAAACAAACAAGATTACCAAAATTGACAATGCCAAAAGACCACAAATTGCCACAGACATCAAGACAATAATTTCCAATATTCTGATACCCAAAATTAACTGACATCCAATCATCCAAATTATGCCGATTTCGGCTCAAAATGCAATATACCTTTGTCAACAACTCAACATAATGGCCTTTACGGCTTAAAACCAAACACATTGAAAATTAAACCAAAGCTCATCAGTCATTCATCTACGTTATCCCCAAACAAAAATAGAAAACAATGTTAAAG from Fragaria vesca subsp. vesca linkage group LG3, FraVesHawaii_1.0, whole genome shotgun sequence harbors:
- the LOC101312995 gene encoding uncharacterized protein LOC101312995, which codes for MGRIGKNVILFKVMELRSADPLLHIGVWVFLLQHSSPADESRRSPHFSSEMRVEKMAKGFIYQIPSLNVTQMLCNAAADLNDMIVSTLWKEGQFSLLNQQGTHHPIERDSLREQFVRLVEEFETMRAEVLDLTEFARSLQKTTETQIAMTQVIKELSDGQKLSDEQKQPKERHSWQETFMLSDLDQIDKLNNVSFC